The proteins below are encoded in one region of Pseudomonas putida S13.1.2:
- a CDS encoding DUF1294 domain-containing protein, which produces MAEALRGQRAEGVRNVRLKLLLLCLLCLLPGLGAARLAWNDQAWWPLALYPAMSLVSLLLYWRDKQQARTQAWRTPEKVLHASELLGGWPGALLAQQLFRHKTRKVSYQLVFWGIVLVHQVFWADWLFFEGRYLPFN; this is translated from the coding sequence ATGGCTGAGGCGCTGCGCGGGCAACGGGCGGAAGGCGTGCGTAATGTGCGCCTCAAACTGCTGCTGTTGTGCTTGCTTTGCCTGTTACCCGGCTTGGGGGCGGCGCGCCTGGCCTGGAACGATCAGGCCTGGTGGCCGTTGGCGCTGTACCCGGCAATGAGCCTGGTCAGCCTGTTGCTGTATTGGCGGGATAAACAGCAGGCGCGGACGCAGGCGTGGCGTACACCCGAGAAAGTGCTGCACGCCAGTGAATTACTGGGTGGCTGGCCTGGGGCCTTGCTGGCACAACAGCTGTTTCGGCACAAGACCCGCAAGGTTTCGTACCAGTTGGTGTTCTGGGGGATTGTGCTGGTGCACCAGGTGTTCTGGGCGGACTGGCTGTTTTTTGAGGGGCGTTATCTGCCCTTCAATTGA